In Kineococcus rhizosphaerae, a single window of DNA contains:
- a CDS encoding helix-turn-helix domain-containing protein translates to MRDLTVRLAALDPEAGAAIRVVSYFDELAAGHAGLHAVVRGAAALTGCGAGLSDDRRNVHVRVDPEGRPAPRCVPDPGWLHHAVDGGATLWLERPGPARVVDAVVLERASALALAVLERTRPITGGPVPPDPALLEVLLDPAACPPDRRRAGQALGCPDTVRVAALSDGSALLVGDHLDLSAVRAGVGPRVDVADAPASHAAARAALRLTAEGTPADPGPRVVHAEAVPALLLLAGAVDGRTPPNADVRAVDRCAAAGPAMLQTLHVLTTSTTQRAAATTLGLHHSTLQKRLATASRLLGWDLHTPDGVHRLHLALAVRRLHRNPR, encoded by the coding sequence GTGCGAGACCTGACGGTTCGTCTCGCGGCGCTGGACCCCGAGGCCGGCGCCGCGATCCGTGTCGTGTCCTACTTCGACGAGCTGGCCGCCGGGCACGCGGGCCTGCACGCGGTCGTCCGCGGCGCCGCCGCCCTGACCGGTTGCGGCGCAGGCCTGTCCGACGACCGGCGGAACGTCCACGTCCGCGTCGACCCCGAGGGCCGGCCCGCGCCGCGCTGCGTGCCCGACCCCGGCTGGCTGCACCACGCCGTCGACGGCGGGGCGACGTTGTGGCTCGAGCGGCCGGGCCCGGCGCGCGTCGTGGACGCCGTGGTGCTCGAACGGGCCTCGGCCCTGGCCCTGGCCGTCCTCGAACGCACCCGGCCGATCACCGGCGGACCGGTGCCGCCGGACCCGGCGCTGCTGGAGGTGCTCCTGGACCCCGCGGCCTGCCCGCCGGACCGGCGCCGGGCCGGGCAGGCCCTCGGCTGCCCGGACACCGTGCGGGTCGCGGCGCTGAGCGACGGGTCCGCGCTCCTCGTGGGCGACCACCTCGACCTCAGCGCCGTCCGGGCGGGCGTCGGCCCGCGCGTCGACGTCGCCGACGCGCCCGCCTCGCACGCCGCGGCGCGGGCGGCCCTGCGGTTGACGGCCGAGGGGACCCCGGCCGACCCGGGCCCGCGGGTCGTGCACGCCGAGGCGGTCCCGGCGCTGCTGCTGCTGGCCGGCGCCGTCGACGGCCGGACCCCGCCGAACGCGGACGTGCGTGCCGTGGACCGTTGCGCCGCGGCCGGACCCGCGATGCTGCAGACCCTGCACGTGCTCACCACCAGCACCACCCAGCGGGCCGCGGCCACCACCCTCGGACTGCACCACTCGACGCTGCAGAAGCGGCTCGCCACCGCCTCGCGGCTGCTCGGGTGGGACCTGCACACCCCCGACGGCGTGCACCGGCTGCACCTGGCGCTCGCGGTCCGGCGGCTGCACCGCAACCCCCGGTGA
- a CDS encoding GAF domain-containing protein, producing the protein MDTLQPADPAGAEERDQPDGTGVLTDRTRLEAVAAWDGEHPALKRRLDEVAARTAARLGFPLSLVSLVLDSSTLFAGSHGLVGWVADVGGVPAEWSFCTTTVVEGAPYVVVDALEDAHQRQNPVVTDGGVRSYAGVPLRAPDGQVVGAHCVLGVDPHEFTPGEIAELERAAAELVDVFEQHRTSGE; encoded by the coding sequence GTGGACACCCTGCAGCCGGCGGACCCGGCCGGAGCCGAGGAACGAGACCAGCCGGACGGCACCGGTGTGCTGACCGACCGGACCCGCCTGGAGGCCGTCGCCGCCTGGGACGGGGAGCACCCCGCGCTCAAGCGCCGCCTGGACGAGGTCGCGGCCCGCACGGCCGCCCGGCTCGGGTTCCCGCTGAGCCTGGTGAGCCTCGTGCTGGACTCCTCCACCCTGTTCGCCGGCAGCCACGGCCTCGTGGGCTGGGTCGCCGACGTCGGGGGCGTGCCCGCCGAGTGGTCCTTCTGCACCACGACCGTCGTGGAGGGTGCGCCGTACGTCGTCGTCGACGCCCTCGAGGACGCCCACCAGCGTCAGAACCCGGTCGTGACGGACGGAGGCGTGCGCAGCTACGCGGGCGTCCCGCTGCGCGCGCCGGACGGTCAGGTCGTCGGTGCCCACTGCGTGCTGGGCGTGGACCCGCACGAGTTCACCCCCGGCGAGATCGCCGAGCTCGAACGCGCCGCCGCCGAGCTCGTCGACGTCTTCGAGCAGCACCGCACGTCGGGGGAGTGA
- a CDS encoding TIGR03089 family protein produces the protein MLPLLRRLLDDDPTAPRLTWYAGDYASSGERIELSARVLATWVAKTANLLEEEFEVGPGSVVAIDLPTHWRTPVFQLAVWSTGAAVRLGASGAADVLVSSSPQTLARDASAERIAVSLAPLAVNFGAQVPAGVLDYARVVTGYGDTHLPLQAPGPEDPAIELADGSTIAHPAMAAAAAAAGEQWPVGVRLLTDVGPGDVVRGPLAAWARTGSVVLTPSLAALPEKVVASERATATLTA, from the coding sequence GTGCTCCCCCTGCTGCGTCGGCTGCTGGACGACGACCCCACCGCTCCCCGGCTGACGTGGTACGCGGGCGACTACGCGAGCAGCGGCGAGCGGATCGAGCTGTCGGCGCGGGTCCTGGCGACGTGGGTGGCCAAGACGGCGAACCTCCTGGAGGAGGAGTTCGAGGTCGGCCCGGGCTCGGTCGTGGCGATCGACCTGCCGACGCACTGGCGGACCCCGGTGTTCCAGCTCGCGGTGTGGTCGACGGGTGCGGCGGTGCGCCTGGGCGCGTCGGGCGCGGCCGACGTCCTCGTGTCGTCGTCGCCGCAGACGCTGGCGCGCGACGCCTCCGCCGAGCGGATCGCGGTGTCGCTGGCCCCGCTGGCGGTGAACTTCGGCGCGCAGGTCCCGGCCGGGGTCCTGGACTACGCGCGGGTCGTGACGGGCTACGGCGACACCCACCTGCCGCTGCAGGCGCCCGGACCGGAGGACCCGGCGATCGAGCTGGCCGACGGCTCGACCATCGCGCACCCGGCGATGGCCGCGGCGGCCGCGGCGGCCGGGGAGCAGTGGCCTGTGGGGGTCCGGCTGCTGACGGACGTCGGCCCGGGGGACGTGGTGCGCGGGCCGCTGGCGGCGTGGGCGCGGACGGGGTCGGTGGTCCTCACCCCGTCGCTGGCGGCGCTGCCGGAGAAGGTCGTCGCCTCCGAGCGGGCGACGGCGACGCTCACGGCCTGA
- a CDS encoding diguanylate cyclase domain-containing protein codes for MVSQVDRDHRPVVVVADFLGAYSLRLIPGVREVLQARGVPLLVHVHDFFTPGVSPLLRHAFADGGVRAAIVLPMSKAQSHDDVDRLLAAHPDVPAVALGAPTGQRPVVRADNRAGTAALVRHVAGQEGVRRIGLVRGVRHHVDSAEREAAVRETLAELGTRLDEALVVDGEFARDVTYDAVSALVRAGHRFDALIALNDEMALAAVDALHDHGLDVPGDVLVTGFDDDETPHPRCSLTTVSQQLHQQGRRAAELVLGLLDGTAAEDVLVETTLVRRSSTQRPVPGTTRVPPGPDVVPAGQATVTNAALDLNRAFMACSDERDVLRELGSRLARLQVSRCFVVLYEPVADDPAQQRLGRLALAHPGGVDALAAGDASLFPVADLLPAGVRHELGRGTLLLQPLGVRGHELGHVLYEQTSLLQHTAEVLRMDVSSALAAIARHRELEATVARRTEQLRREIGVRERAEADLREANAELRRSLRRDGLTGIANRSAFDEHLAWAWAHHLRDGDELSLLFVDVDCFKLYNDTRGHLRGDAALRAVARALEASVLAPGDLAARFGGEEFAVVLPATGPAGALVVAERVRHEVRRCAVEHPASPVVPWLTVSIGVATARPSASTGPRDLLAAADGAVYEAKAAGRNRAVLAAGNRPAR; via the coding sequence ATGGTCAGCCAGGTGGACCGGGACCACCGCCCCGTCGTCGTCGTCGCGGACTTCCTGGGCGCCTACTCGCTGCGGCTCATCCCCGGCGTCCGCGAGGTCCTGCAGGCCCGGGGAGTGCCCCTGCTGGTCCACGTCCACGACTTCTTCACCCCCGGCGTCTCCCCGCTGCTGCGCCACGCCTTCGCCGACGGCGGCGTGCGGGCCGCGATCGTCCTGCCCATGTCGAAGGCGCAGTCGCACGACGACGTGGACCGGCTCCTCGCCGCCCACCCCGACGTGCCCGCCGTCGCGCTGGGCGCCCCGACCGGGCAGCGGCCCGTGGTGCGCGCCGACAACCGGGCCGGCACGGCCGCGCTCGTGCGCCACGTGGCCGGGCAGGAGGGGGTGCGGCGCATCGGCCTGGTCCGCGGCGTGCGCCACCACGTCGACTCGGCCGAGCGCGAGGCGGCGGTGCGCGAGACCCTGGCCGAGCTCGGCACCCGCCTCGACGAGGCGCTCGTCGTCGACGGCGAGTTCGCCCGGGACGTGACCTACGACGCGGTCTCCGCGCTCGTCCGCGCCGGGCACCGCTTCGACGCGCTCATCGCCCTGAACGACGAGATGGCGCTCGCCGCCGTGGACGCCCTGCACGACCACGGCCTGGACGTGCCCGGCGACGTCCTCGTCACCGGCTTCGACGACGACGAGACCCCCCACCCCCGGTGCAGCCTCACCACCGTCTCCCAGCAGCTGCACCAGCAGGGGCGGCGGGCCGCGGAGCTGGTGCTGGGGCTGCTGGACGGCACGGCGGCCGAGGACGTCCTCGTGGAGACCACCCTGGTGCGGCGCTCCTCCACGCAGCGGCCCGTGCCCGGCACCACGCGGGTCCCCCCGGGCCCGGACGTCGTCCCCGCCGGTCAGGCGACGGTCACGAACGCGGCCCTGGACCTGAACCGCGCGTTCATGGCGTGCTCCGACGAGCGGGACGTCCTGCGCGAGCTGGGGTCCCGGCTGGCGCGGCTGCAGGTCTCGCGCTGCTTCGTCGTGCTCTACGAGCCGGTGGCGGACGACCCGGCGCAGCAGCGCCTCGGGCGCCTGGCGCTCGCGCACCCCGGCGGGGTGGACGCCCTGGCGGCCGGGGACGCGTCCCTCTTCCCGGTCGCCGACCTCCTGCCCGCCGGGGTCCGGCACGAGCTGGGGCGCGGCACCCTGCTCCTGCAGCCCCTGGGGGTCCGCGGTCACGAGCTCGGCCACGTCCTGTACGAGCAGACGTCCCTGCTGCAGCACACCGCGGAGGTCCTGCGGATGGACGTCAGCTCGGCGCTGGCCGCCATCGCCCGCCACCGGGAGCTGGAGGCGACCGTCGCCCGGCGCACCGAGCAGCTGCGCCGCGAGATCGGGGTCCGCGAGCGCGCCGAAGCGGACCTGCGGGAGGCCAACGCCGAACTGCGCCGCTCCCTGCGCCGCGACGGTCTGACCGGCATCGCCAACCGCAGCGCGTTCGACGAGCACCTGGCCTGGGCGTGGGCGCACCACCTGCGCGACGGGGACGAGCTGTCCCTGCTGTTCGTCGACGTCGACTGCTTCAAGCTCTACAACGACACCCGGGGGCACCTGCGCGGGGACGCGGCCCTGCGCGCGGTGGCCCGCGCGCTGGAGGCCTCCGTCCTGGCGCCGGGCGACCTCGCGGCGCGCTTCGGCGGCGAGGAGTTCGCCGTCGTGCTCCCCGCCACGGGTCCGGCCGGCGCCCTGGTCGTGGCCGAACGCGTCCGGCACGAGGTGCGCCGGTGCGCCGTCGAGCACCCGGCCTCGCCCGTGGTGCCCTGGTTGACGGTCAGCATCGGCGTGGCGACCGCCCGCCCGAGCGCCTCGACCGGGCCCCGGGACCTGCTGGCGGCCGCCGACGGGGCCGTCTACGAGGCCAAGGCGGCGGGCCGCAACCGCGCGGTCCTCGCCGCCGGGAACCGGCCCGCGCGCTGA
- a CDS encoding APC family permease: MSTTTSTDAPPTLRRAISGELLFLFILGDVLGAGIYALVGNLAGEVGGAIWVPLVVALAMAMLTAASYAELVTKYPKAGGAAVFAQRAFGRPLVSFLVGFSMLAAGVTSVAGLALAFSGNYLGALVDVPPLPAALVFLVLVALLNARGIKDSLRANVVMTVVEVGGLLLVVALAAVVLGRGDGSPGRVLEFSPEHSVAGGILAAAVLAFYSFVGFETSANVAEEAVDPSRTYPRALFGGLAVAGVVYVLVGLAVSTAVAPEQIQDSSGPLLEVVRVADVGLPGWLYSLIALVAVANGALLTAIMSSRLTYGMATEGLLPPVLARVLPGRRTPWVAIVVTTVVSMALVLSGDLETLAATVVLLLLIVFISTNVAVLVLRRDRVEQRHFRAPTVLPVLGVVACVGLLTQQEAGVWLRAAVLLAVGVALYALTRRASRGTPQPAARTR, encoded by the coding sequence GTGAGCACCACGACCTCGACCGACGCACCTCCCACGCTGCGCCGGGCCATCAGCGGCGAGCTGCTGTTCCTGTTCATCCTCGGCGACGTCCTGGGCGCGGGCATCTACGCCCTCGTCGGGAACCTGGCCGGTGAGGTCGGCGGGGCGATCTGGGTCCCCCTGGTGGTGGCCCTGGCCATGGCGATGCTGACGGCGGCCTCGTACGCCGAGCTCGTCACGAAGTACCCCAAGGCGGGCGGGGCGGCCGTGTTCGCCCAGCGCGCGTTCGGCCGTCCCCTCGTCTCGTTCCTCGTCGGGTTCTCGATGCTGGCGGCGGGGGTGACGAGCGTGGCCGGGCTGGCGCTGGCGTTCTCCGGGAACTACCTGGGGGCCCTGGTCGACGTCCCGCCGCTCCCGGCGGCCCTGGTGTTCCTCGTCCTGGTGGCCCTGCTGAACGCGCGCGGCATCAAGGACTCGTTGCGCGCCAACGTCGTCATGACCGTCGTCGAGGTCGGCGGGCTGCTGCTGGTCGTGGCGCTGGCCGCGGTGGTCCTGGGCCGCGGCGACGGGTCCCCGGGCCGGGTCCTGGAGTTCTCCCCCGAGCACTCCGTGGCCGGGGGGATCCTCGCGGCGGCCGTGCTGGCGTTCTACTCCTTCGTGGGGTTCGAGACGTCGGCCAACGTCGCCGAGGAGGCCGTGGACCCCAGCCGCACCTACCCGCGGGCCCTGTTCGGCGGGCTCGCCGTCGCCGGCGTCGTCTACGTCCTGGTGGGTCTGGCCGTGTCCACGGCCGTCGCGCCGGAGCAGATCCAGGACTCCAGCGGGCCGCTGCTGGAGGTCGTGCGCGTCGCCGACGTCGGCCTGCCGGGCTGGCTGTACTCGCTCATCGCCCTCGTCGCCGTCGCCAACGGGGCGCTGCTGACGGCCATCATGAGCAGCCGCCTGACGTACGGCATGGCCACCGAGGGGCTGCTGCCGCCGGTGCTGGCGCGGGTGCTGCCCGGCCGGCGCACCCCGTGGGTCGCGATCGTCGTCACGACGGTCGTCTCGATGGCGCTCGTGCTCAGCGGCGACCTCGAGACGCTGGCCGCCACCGTCGTGCTGCTGCTGCTGATCGTGTTCATCAGCACCAACGTCGCGGTGCTCGTGCTGCGCCGGGACCGGGTGGAGCAGCGCCACTTCCGCGCGCCGACGGTGCTGCCGGTGCTGGGGGTCGTGGCCTGCGTGGGCCTGCTGACGCAGCAGGAGGCGGGCGTCTGGTTGCGCGCCGCGGTCCTGCTCGCGGTCGGTGTCGCCCTCTACGCCCTCACGCGGAGGGCGTCCCGGGGGACGCCGCAGCCAGCCGCCCGGACCCGCTGA
- the manA gene encoding mannose-6-phosphate isomerase, class I — MLRLTNPVQPYAWGSTTAIPRLLGHEPDGGPQAELWIGAHPSLPSTADGKGLDELIAASPGEFLGSGERLGYLLKVLAAAAPLSLQAHPDAATAARRFAEEEAAGVPLDAPHRLYKDTSHKPELLFALEPFAAMAGFRSPAAARELLAGLDLPALPPDAQDLLDALLAALAGEDALREATRLLLTAPAEAVAPLVEAVATACAGSDDPSAQCVVELAASYPGDAGVLVSVLLNQVRLAPGEALFLPAGNVHAYLEGTGVELMASSDNVLRGGLTPKHVDVPELLAVLDFRELPPPLCAPEVVSDDELVFSPVPDFALTVLTVRAERVWADPLPRAVIVLEGAVELSSGAGTLELAQGQSAFVTAAEHPLTISGSGRLAAASPGTPSA, encoded by the coding sequence GTGCTGAGACTGACGAACCCCGTGCAGCCCTACGCGTGGGGCTCGACCACGGCGATCCCGCGGTTGCTCGGGCACGAACCGGACGGCGGCCCTCAGGCCGAGCTGTGGATCGGTGCGCACCCCTCGCTGCCCTCGACGGCCGACGGGAAGGGCCTGGACGAACTCATCGCCGCCTCGCCCGGGGAGTTCCTGGGGTCCGGGGAACGGCTGGGGTACCTGCTGAAGGTCCTGGCGGCGGCCGCGCCGCTGTCCCTGCAGGCCCACCCCGACGCGGCCACGGCCGCGCGCCGGTTCGCCGAGGAGGAGGCCGCCGGCGTCCCGCTGGACGCCCCCCACCGGTTGTACAAGGACACCTCGCACAAACCGGAACTGCTGTTCGCCCTCGAGCCGTTCGCGGCGATGGCCGGTTTCCGCTCACCCGCCGCGGCGCGCGAGCTGCTGGCCGGCCTCGACCTGCCCGCGCTGCCGCCGGACGCGCAGGACCTGCTCGACGCGCTGCTCGCCGCGCTGGCGGGCGAGGACGCGCTGCGGGAGGCGACCCGGCTGCTGCTGACGGCTCCCGCCGAGGCGGTCGCCCCCCTCGTGGAGGCCGTCGCGACGGCGTGCGCGGGGTCGGACGACCCGTCGGCGCAGTGCGTCGTGGAACTCGCCGCCAGCTACCCCGGTGACGCGGGCGTCCTCGTCTCGGTGCTGCTGAACCAGGTGCGGCTCGCGCCGGGGGAGGCGTTGTTCCTGCCCGCCGGCAACGTCCACGCCTACCTGGAGGGCACGGGCGTGGAACTCATGGCCAGTTCCGACAACGTCCTGCGCGGCGGGCTCACGCCCAAGCACGTCGACGTCCCCGAACTCCTCGCCGTCCTGGACTTCCGGGAACTGCCCCCGCCGCTGTGCGCGCCGGAGGTCGTCTCGGACGACGAGCTCGTGTTCTCCCCCGTGCCCGACTTCGCGCTCACCGTCCTGACCGTGCGCGCCGAGCGCGTGTGGGCGGACCCCCTGCCGCGGGCGGTGATCGTCCTGGAGGGCGCGGTGGAGCTGTCCTCCGGCGCGGGGACCCTGGAACTGGCGCAGGGGCAGAGCGCGTTCGTGACGGCGGCCGAGCACCCGCTGACGATCAGCGGGTCCGGGCGGCTGGCTGCGGCGTCCCCCGGGACGCCCTCCGCGTGA
- the galE gene encoding UDP-glucose 4-epimerase GalE — MSVLVTGGAGYIGSHVVRLLQQRGTDVVVVDDLSNGRAQRVGDAPVVELDLATDAAAPALERAFAEHDVDAVIHFAARKQVGESVAKPARYWSQNVGGTANLLQAMESAGVGKLVFSSSAATYGAPAVEVVREDGPAEPINPYGQTKLVGEWMTRAAGVAWGLRAANLRYFNVAGAGWDDLGDSAVMNLIPIVFTALDAGRAPAVFGDDYPTPDGSCIRDYVHVLDLAKAHLAALDHLAGEDRPHDTFNVGTGRGASVFEVLAEIRAVTGVDLDPVVNARRAGDPPRLVADVERITSTLGWSATQDLHDIVASAWSAWRAKG, encoded by the coding sequence ATGAGCGTTCTCGTGACCGGCGGCGCCGGCTACATCGGATCCCACGTCGTGCGGCTGCTGCAGCAGCGCGGCACCGACGTCGTCGTGGTGGACGACCTGTCGAACGGCCGCGCGCAGCGCGTCGGGGACGCGCCGGTCGTCGAGCTCGACCTGGCCACCGACGCCGCCGCGCCCGCGCTGGAACGGGCCTTCGCCGAGCACGACGTCGACGCCGTCATCCACTTCGCGGCCCGCAAGCAGGTCGGCGAATCGGTCGCCAAACCCGCGCGGTACTGGTCGCAGAACGTCGGCGGCACGGCGAACCTGCTGCAGGCCATGGAGTCCGCGGGCGTCGGCAAGCTCGTCTTCTCCTCCTCCGCGGCCACCTACGGCGCCCCCGCCGTCGAGGTCGTGCGCGAGGACGGCCCCGCCGAACCCATCAACCCCTACGGCCAGACGAAGCTCGTGGGCGAGTGGATGACGCGCGCCGCCGGCGTCGCGTGGGGCCTGCGCGCGGCGAACCTGCGCTACTTCAACGTCGCCGGCGCCGGCTGGGACGACCTGGGCGACTCGGCCGTCATGAACCTCATCCCGATCGTGTTCACCGCCCTGGACGCGGGGCGGGCGCCCGCGGTGTTCGGCGACGACTACCCCACGCCCGACGGGTCCTGCATCCGCGACTACGTCCACGTCCTGGACCTGGCGAAGGCCCACCTCGCGGCCCTGGACCACCTGGCCGGTGAGGACCGCCCGCACGACACCTTCAACGTCGGCACCGGCCGCGGCGCCTCGGTGTTCGAGGTGCTCGCCGAGATCCGCGCGGTCACCGGCGTCGACCTCGACCCCGTCGTCAACGCCCGCCGCGCGGGCGACCCGCCGCGCCTGGTCGCCGACGTCGAGCGCATCACGAGCACCCTGGGCTGGAGCGCCACCCAGGACCTGCACGACATCGTGGCCAGCGCCTGGTCGGCCTGGCGCGCGAAGGGCTGA
- a CDS encoding AEC family transporter: MSGVLTGFVVVASLIAVGYVLGRTGVLGPAGQTVVSRLVFFVGSPALLVQTLADADVHVLFSEQLVVASSGVVAAVVLWVLIARYRLRLSRDDLVVGGLASAFVNAANIGLPVAAYVLKDLTAVLPAMLLQMVVLSPIALGVLDVSRHPGGASAKRLLAPLANPVLLASAVGIGLSVTGWRLPTALSQPLGLLAGFAIPGALVAFGISLHGRSTQGWRSPEVLLASALKAFVQPLVTYAVARLLGLGPGAVYAATVVAALPTAQNVFTYAVRYGVGRDLARDTVLVTTVLVAPVLLVISLVLPH, from the coding sequence GTGAGCGGAGTGCTCACCGGGTTCGTCGTCGTCGCCAGCCTCATCGCCGTGGGGTACGTCCTGGGCCGCACCGGGGTGCTCGGCCCGGCCGGTCAGACGGTCGTGTCGCGGCTGGTGTTCTTCGTCGGGTCCCCGGCGCTGCTCGTGCAGACCCTCGCCGACGCCGACGTGCACGTCCTGTTCTCCGAGCAGCTCGTCGTCGCCAGCAGCGGGGTCGTCGCCGCGGTCGTCCTGTGGGTCCTGATCGCCCGGTACCGGCTGCGCCTGTCGCGCGACGACCTCGTCGTGGGCGGGCTGGCGAGCGCGTTCGTCAACGCCGCCAACATCGGGCTGCCCGTGGCGGCGTACGTGCTGAAGGACCTGACGGCCGTGCTGCCGGCGATGCTGCTGCAGATGGTCGTGCTCTCGCCCATCGCCCTGGGGGTCCTCGACGTCTCCCGGCACCCGGGCGGGGCGAGCGCGAAGCGGCTGCTGGCGCCGCTGGCCAACCCGGTGCTCCTGGCCAGCGCCGTCGGGATCGGGTTGTCGGTGACGGGCTGGCGGCTGCCGACGGCCCTGTCCCAGCCGCTGGGGCTGCTGGCGGGGTTCGCGATCCCCGGCGCGCTCGTCGCCTTCGGCATCTCCCTGCACGGGCGCAGCACGCAGGGGTGGCGCTCGCCGGAGGTGCTCCTGGCCAGTGCCCTGAAGGCGTTCGTGCAGCCGCTCGTGACGTACGCCGTGGCGCGGCTGCTGGGCCTGGGGCCCGGGGCCGTCTACGCGGCGACCGTCGTGGCGGCGCTGCCGACGGCCCAGAACGTCTTCACCTACGCCGTCCGGTACGGGGTGGGGCGCGACCTGGCCCGCGACACCGTGCTGGTGACGACGGTCCTGGTCGCGCCCGTGCTGCTCGTGATCAGCCTGGTGCTGCCGCACTGA
- a CDS encoding decaprenylphospho-beta-D-erythro-pentofuranosid-2-ulose 2-reductase, with protein MIDALGNPRSVLLLGGTSDIGLAIVERLSPERPLQVTLAARPGARREEAVARLHRRGHEVRTVDFEATALETHAQVVEECFDGGDVDVTVLAFGVLGDNEVSWQDADAAVRVATVNYTAPVNLGVHLAAKLKLQGHGVLVALSSVAGERARRSNFVYGSSKAGFDAFFTGLREALRPSGVRVVVVRPGFVHTKMTEGLKTAPLSVSAEQVAEVAVDAVRTGKETVWAPEPMRWVMSALRHVPAPVFRKLSL; from the coding sequence GTGATCGACGCCCTCGGGAACCCGCGCTCCGTCCTGCTGCTCGGCGGCACCTCCGACATCGGTCTGGCGATCGTGGAACGGCTCAGCCCCGAACGCCCGCTGCAGGTCACCCTGGCCGCGCGCCCGGGTGCCCGCCGCGAGGAGGCCGTGGCCCGGCTGCACCGCCGCGGCCACGAGGTCCGCACGGTCGACTTCGAGGCGACCGCGCTCGAGACGCACGCGCAGGTCGTCGAGGAGTGCTTCGACGGCGGCGACGTCGACGTGACCGTCCTGGCCTTCGGCGTCCTCGGCGACAACGAGGTGTCCTGGCAGGACGCCGACGCCGCCGTGCGGGTCGCGACCGTGAACTACACCGCCCCCGTCAACCTGGGCGTGCACCTGGCCGCGAAGCTGAAGCTGCAGGGCCACGGCGTCCTCGTCGCGCTGTCCAGCGTCGCGGGCGAGCGCGCCCGCCGCTCGAACTTCGTCTACGGCTCCTCCAAGGCCGGCTTCGACGCCTTCTTCACGGGCCTGCGCGAGGCCCTGCGCCCGAGCGGGGTGCGCGTCGTCGTCGTGCGGCCCGGCTTCGTGCACACCAAGATGACCGAAGGGCTCAAGACGGCCCCGCTGTCCGTGTCCGCCGAGCAGGTCGCCGAGGTGGCCGTCGACGCGGTCCGCACCGGCAAGGAGACCGTCTGGGCTCCCGAGCCGATGCGCTGGGTCATGTCGGCCCTGCGTCACGTCCCGGCGCCGGTGTTCCGCAAGCTGTCCCTCTGA